GATGCTGCTAAGGCGGCTGACTTTATCATGATTCTGCTGCCAGATGAGGTGCAGAAAAGCGTATACAAGCAGGAAATTGAACCCCATTTAACAGAAGGGAAGGTACTTGCCTTTGCCCACGGCTTTAATATTCACTTTGGTCAAGTCGTTCCACCCAGTAATGTAGATGTGGTGATGGTGGCACCGAAAGGTCCGGGACATTTAGTAAGACGGACTTATGAACAGGGACAAGGCGTACCTTGTTTATTTGCCGTCTACCAGGATGCAACGGGTCAAGCACGCGATCGCGCGATGGCATACGCTAAAGGTATTGGTGGCACCCGCGCTGGAATTCTAGAAACCAGTTTCCGAGAAGAAACCGAAACTGACTTATTCGGTGAGCAAGCCGTATTGTGTGGTGGCTTGAGTGCGCTGATTAAGGCTGGGTTTGAAACCCTAGTAGACGCTGGTTATCAGCCAGAATTGGCTTACTTTGAATGTCTACATGAAGTCAAGTTAATTGTTGACTTAATTGTAGAAGGGGGCTTAGCCAAAATGCGCGACAGCATTTCTAATACGGCTGAATATGGCGACTACACGCGCGGTCCTCGGATTGTAAATGAGCAAACACAGGCAGAAATGCGTAAGATTCTGCAAGAAATTCAATCTGGTCAATTTGCGAGGGAATTTGTGCTGGAAAATCAGGCTGGTAAACCCGGATTTACTGCTATGCGCCGTCAGGAAGCAGAACACCCAATTGAGGAAGTCGGTCAAGATTTGCGAGCGATGTTTAGCTGGATGAAGAAAGACTAAAAAGTAAGCCTAGTATTAAAGTGCAACAGCTGGGCGATGCTGAATCCAAGGTTTAGCTGCTTCCAGCTGGGCTGCTAGGGCAATAATCGTAGTTTCGGCAGCTGGGCGACCAACGATCTGAATGCCGATTGGTAGACCATTGGAGTCAAAACCTGTTGGGATGGCGATCGCTGGTTGTCCGCTGGCATTAAACGGCGGACAGGGACCAACCCAACTAATAATCTTTTGTAATGTCTCTTCCGGACTAAGTTCAGCCCACTCACCAATCCGAATCGGTTGATGCATATAAGTTGGTAGCACCAGCACGTCTATTGAGTCAAAGAACGCCACAATGCTTCGTGCAATCACTTGCACCTGGGCAACAGCTTGTAAGTAATCACCAGCAGAACCTGCTTGCTCGATCAGCCAACGATTCATCAGTTGCAAGACTTCTTTAGGAATTCCAGCGGCACCTACTCCACTCTGCCAAACTTTTGTAAACGGCTCAGTCAACCCAGAGAAATCAGGACAACCCGGTTCAACTGTGTGTCCCAGTTCTTCCAGTAGCTTAACCGTCTCTAGCACTGCCTGCTGACACACCGCGTCAGCTTCTCCTAAAGGTGGTACTTTTGTAGTATAAGCAACTCGTAATTGCTGACAGTTTCTGGGATGATCGGCGGCAGCAAGAAATGATGGCTCTGGATCGGGCAACCAGTAGGGATCGCCCGTTACATAACCTGACATAACATCCAGTAGCGCCGCTGCATCTGCAACGGTACGAGCTAAGGGACCAAGTGAGGCAAGTCCATTTAGGCGATCGCCCACTGGAGCGTAAGATACCCGACCCCGCGCTGGCTTAATCCCCACCAACCCACAACAGGAGGCAGGACCGCGAATTGAGCCACCTGCATCAGAGCCTTGAGCGATCGCACATAATCCTGCTGCCACAGATGCCGCTGCACCGCCACTTGAACCGCCTGGGGTATAATCTAAATTCCAAGGATTTCGAGCAGGTGGAAATCCAGCTGGCTCAGTATAGGGGAGTGAACCTAGTTCAGGTGTAGCTGTTTTACCAAGAATAATAAACCCTGCCTGCTTAATCCGAGTTACTACCCTGAAATCATAGGTAGCTATCTGGTTCATCAATGCACGTGAGCCCAAGGTACAGCGGACACCAGCAACAAAACAAAGGTCTTTGATTGAAATCGGCACCCCAAAAAAAGGTGGCAGTTCTGAGGTATCGACCGCGTGAGTTAGTTGTTCGGTCTTGGCTTTGGCATCTGTGATCGCTGCTTCTGCTATCACTGTAAAATAACTGCCTAACTGGAAATCTATCTGCTGAATGCGGTCTAGGTAAAGCTGCACCAACTCCAGGGGTGATATTTCCTTAGCACGAACTAGCCGTGCCTGTTCTAGAGCAGGGGTAAAAGCTAAATCAACTGGATTCATGCTTACTGCTACCTCAAGACACATCAACTTCAAGCTCACTTTAGCTTACAAGAAGGGGTGAGGGATGAGGGGCGAGGAAAAACCACCAATCACAAATTTTTTTACCCAGTTCTTCCTAAAGCTACTACTGCATTCTGACCGCCAAAGCCGAAACTGAAACATAGTACATGCTCAGTCTCACTTTGACGCGGTATTGTCACCAAATCTAAATCAAATTCTGGTTCTTGCATTCCTACACAAGGTGGCAACAGTTGATATTTCAATGCCATTAGGCAGAAAGCAGCCCCCAAAGCTCCAGAAGCTCCTAATGTGTGACCAGTAGCTCCCTTGGTAGAACTAACCGGTACGCCTTGGGGAAACAACTGCTGAATCAATTGTGCTTCATTCCGGTCGTTCAGCTGGGTAGCAGTACCGTGAGCGTGGATGTAATCGATGTCAGATAGTGAGAGTTTACTGCGCTCTAAACACTGCTTTACGGCTGCGATCGCACTCCTACTACCGGGCTCTGGTGCGTTTGCATGATATGCATCAGCTGTCAAGCCAAAACTCAGCACTTGACCATAAACTTTTGCAGCTCGCCGCCTTGCTAATTGAGCTGATTCCAACATCAGCACAGTTGCACCTTCTGCCAATACCAACCCTTGTCTGCGGCGTTCAAAAGGATAAGCTCCAGTTGAAGCCAAGGCTCCCATTCGGTTAAATCCAGCGAGCGTTAACGGTGTAATCGGCGCTTCTACTGCTCCGGCAATGACTCGTTGACATTGCCCAGTTTCTATCAGGTAAGCAGCTTGAGCGATCGCCCAAATTCCTGTGGCACAAGCTGCCATTGGTGCTAATACTACGCCAGTTGACTGAACTTGACGAGCAACTGCGATCGCACTCATATGAGGCAGCGTATCCAACCAGTGCTCTAAGCTAACATCGGCAGACTTTGTTTGTGTACTCGTTTGTCGTGCCAGCTGTTCCCACGATGCCTGATGACTTCGGCTAGAACCAATTACGACTCCACAATCTGGTAACGGTGGAACCAGCCTAGCATCTTCTAAGGCAGACGCAACGACCAGCTGAGTCAGTGATTTTAACCCAGCTGGTTGACTGCTAATCAGCCCTAGGGGAAGTGTTTTGAGTTCTGGAAATGGTTGATGCAGGCAAATACCAGATTTACCAGATATTAGCTTTTGCCAAGTTGCCTCTAAGCTTGTGCCTAAAGGTGAAACCATACCAATTCCAGTGACAAAAACTTCCACTTTAAGAGCAGGGGGAGCAGGGGGAGCAAGGGAAGATTCAATATATATTTATCCTTCATCCTTCCTTCTGTCTGCTGTTTCTTGTGCCTCTAGTGTGCCTCTAGCCTGATAACTATTGGTTACCTTGTTTGAGGTTTTCTATTCCCTGAGTTACCCTAGCTGACTCAATGCGATCGCCCTGCTGAATTTGATCAACTGTATTCATCCCATCGGTCACATAGCCAAACACAGCATAGCTCCCATCTAGAAAAGCGAGGTCGGCCAAAGCAATATAAAACTGCGAGGAAGCTGAGTTTGGCTGCTGCGATCGAGCCATTGCTACGGCACCACGAGTATGCTTTAACTCTGGGGGGGATGAAATACCTGCACTCTCCAAGGTTCGACCGTAAATTGGAGCTTGTGCATCTTCAGGCTTAATTTCTAAAGGAATATTCCGCTCAGCACCAGCTTTTGGGTCAATAAAACCGCCAGTTCCTAATCTTTGAGTGGGAAAGTTAGGGTCCTTACTCTGCGGATCGCCCCCTTGAACTACAAAAGGTTGCGGCTGCCGGACAACTCGATGAAACACTAGCCCATCGTACACTCCCCGCTGGACAAGATCGACAAAGTTGCCTGCGGTGATTTGGGCATTTGTTCCGTCTACTTCGATGGTAATGGGTGAGCCATTGACCGTCATTACCACTGTCGCCTTACCTTCTAGAACTGGTAAATCTTTCATTTCTGGACTACTCGCCTGAGTAGTAGGTACAGATGTGGTCTCAGTAGCTGAGGAGTTTGGGGAAGATAGGGTTGCAGCCTGATCGGGTGAACATCCTCCTAACACTAACCCACTAAGAATTAAAATCGAAATCAACCATTGCCGAATTTTTAGCTGCATGTATGTCTATCACTGACTCAACCAGCGTCCCTTATTATCTCATGCCATCCCTATACTGACCAAAAAGCAGTGAGGGATTAAGAGAGCAAGGGATACAGGGGCAATTTCTCCGCGTCACCGCGTCACCGCGTCACCGTGTCCTCTTCCTCGCCCTGATTTCGGTTATAGACCTTCAAGTGGTACTCCCAAAAATCGAGCCAGCCCCGCACCTTCATTTTCCAGTTTGGTTAAGGATATTGGCTGTCCCACCCGCGTCAGCGGTAGGTTTCTTCTACCCTTGACACGCAAATACAATACCCGACGTGGATTTAAGCCTTCCTTTATTTCCACGCGCACAGCCTGCACGTCTTCCATTTTGGAGTTAATCTCAATTTGGCGGTTCTTCCCCGGAAAACCCCAGCGAAAGATGCGGACTTCGCCCGTCTCTTTGTTAAATTCGTTGTAACCGCCCCCCACATCTAAGATGGTAACAGTCCATAGGTAAAGAGCTAGTAGCAAGCCTGCAACGCCATAAAACCCCATTGCTAAACCTTGGGGGATAAATACGATTTCGCTCAGATCGGCAAAGGGGAGTAAATTAACCTTGAAGTAACTGGAAAGCGCAGCCAGTAAAAAGCCTGTTGCTCCTATAGAGACGACCGTTGCCCACCAGTAGTTACTGAAGCGACGAGAGCCTAGAACCTTTTGATGGAGAATGCTTGAAGCGGAGCTACCCGCGTTCGCTGAATTGTCTGGATTGGTGGTTGTTGATGCCGTCATTTAACTACCCTGCTCAGTCAATAAGCTTGAGACAGTTTTCTACTTCATTATCATTCATAGCAAGGTTACTGACCTAACTTTAAGAAAATACTGAGCTACTTGTGTCAAATTGTAAAATTTCTGATATCTAGTATAGTTATACCCCAACGCTAAAAACCTAATCACACCTGTTGGGGTTAGGCTAAAAGCGGGAATAATGTGATAAGTTAAGAAACATTAATAAATCACAACCTGGGCTACCAGTAAGTGGTACAGGGTTTGGGCAGACCCTTTGAGAAGGTAGCTAGCTGTCTTTAGCAGCGATTTTCTCATAAATTTCAGATGCTTGATGCAGTTGAAAATGTCAAAATGTTAATCCCTCAGAAACTTTGCAATTTTAGTAAACGAGAGGATTTTAGTTAAATGACGATTGCAGTTGGACGCGCACCCAGTAGTAGAGGGTGGTTTGACGCCATAGACGACTGGTTAAAGCGCGATCGCTTCGTATTTATCGGCTGGTCGGGATTACTACTATTTCCCTGCGCCTACATGGCATTAGGGGGATGGCTGACAGGCACAACGTTTGTCACATCATGGTACACCCACGGCATCGCCAGTTCCTACCTAGAAGGATGCAACTTCCTAACAGTAGCAGTATCAACCCCAGCTAACACAATGGGACACTCACTGCTATTCTTGTGGGGACCAGAAGCACAGTGGGACTTCACTCGCTGGTGCCAACTAGGGGGACTGTGGACATTCGTTGCCTTACACGGAGCATTTGCCCTAATCGGGTTTATGCTGCGGCAATTTGAAATTTCGCGCTTAGTGGGGATTCGCCCCTATAACGCGATTGCCTTCAGCGCGCCGATTGCGGTATTTGTCAGCGTGTTCTTACTCTACCCGCTCGGACAATCAGGCTGGTTTTTTGCCCCCAGCTTTGGAGTAGCGGCAATTTTCCGCTTCATCCTGTTCGTGCAAGGGTTCCATAACTTTACGCTCAACCCCTTCCACATGATGGGAGTTGCAGGAGTATTAGGTGGAGCATTGCTGTGTGCGATTCATGGTGCGACCGTGGAAAACACCTTGTTTGAAGATGGGGATAGTTCCAGCACTTTCCGTGCCTTCAACCCCACCCAAGCGGAAGAAACCTACTCAATGGTGACGGCTAACCGCTTCTGGTCGCAGATCTTTGGCATTGCCTTCTCCAACAAGCGCTGGCTGCACTTCTTCATGCTGTTTGTGCCAGTCACTGGCTTGTGGATGGCAAGCGTCGGCATCGTCGGCTTGGCGTTGAACTTGCGGGCGTATGACTTCGTCTCTCAAGAGTTGCGCGCCGCGGAAGACCCAGAGTTTGAAACGTTCTATACCAAAAACATTCTGCTGAATGAGGGCATCCGTGCTTGGATGGCTCCTCAAGATCAGCCTCACGAGCAATTCCAATTCCCTGAGGAGGTACTGCCCCGTGGAAACGCCCTATAATGCCCCTTTTGGCAATAGTTCTCTTGCCCTAGGTGGCGGTCGTGACCAAGAGTCGTCCGGTTTTGCCTGGTGGGCCGGTAACGCCCGTCTAATTAACTTATCTGGTAAACTGCTTGGTGCTCACGTAGCCCATTCCGGTTTGATTGTTTTCTGGGCTGGAGCAATGACTTTATTTGAAGTTGCTCACTTCATTCCAGAAAAGCCCATGTACGAACAGGGCTTAATCCTGCTGCCACACCTTGCCGCTGAAGGATGGGGTGTTGGCGTTGGTGGTGAAGTTATCGACACCTTCCCCTACTTTGTAGTTGGTGTGCTGCACTTGATTTCCTCGGCAGTTCTGGGTTTCGGCGGTATTTATCATGCCGTTCGTGGTCCCGACACCTTAGAAGAGTACTCCGGCTTCTTTGGTTACGACTGGAAAGACAAGAACAAGATGACCAGCATTCTCGGGTTCCACTTGATCATTCTAGGAATCGGTGCCTTCCTGCTGGTACTTAAAGCTATGTTCTTTGGAGGTCTATACGATACCTGGGCACCTGGTGGTGGTGATGTTCGCGTCATTACTAACCCGACACTGAACCCAGCGGTTATCTTCGGTTATGTCCTGAAGTCTCCGTTCGGTGGCGAAGGTTCGATCGTCAGTGTAAATAACCTGGAAGACGTTGTTGGTGGTCACATTTGGGTTGGTCTAATCCTGATCTTTGGTGGCATTTTCCACGTTCTCACCAAGCCCTTTGCTTGGGCACGTCGCGCTTTCATCTGGTCCGGAGAAGCTTACCTCTCCTACAGCTTGGGCGCTGTGTCCCTGATGGCCTTTATTGCAACCTGCTACGTCTGGTTTAACAATACTGTTTATCCCAGCGAATTCTATGGTCCTACGGGTCCAGAAGCATCTCAAGCTCAGGCACTGACCTTCTTGATTCGTGACCAACGCTTGGGTGCAAACGTCGGTTCTGCTCAAGGTCCTACGGGCTTGGGTAAATACCTGATGCGCTCTCCCACTGGTGAGATTATCTTTGGTGGTGAAACAATGCGCTTCTGGGATGTCCGCGCTCCTTGGCTGGAGCCGCTGCGCGGTCCCAATGGTCTTGATTTGGACAAGATCAAGAACGATATTCAGCCTTGGCAAGCTCGTCGTGCAGCTGAGTACATGACTCATGCTCCTCTGGGTTCTCTGAACTCTGTAGGTGGTGTAGCTACGGAGATTAACTCCTTTAACTTTGTGTCTCCCCGTTCTTGGTTGGCGTGCTTTCACTTTGTCATGTTCTTCTTCTTCCTGGTTGGTCACTTGTGGCACGCAGGTCGTGCACGTGCAGCAGTTGCTGGCTTTGAGAAAGGCATCAACCGTGAAACCGAGCCAGTGCTAGCTATGGGTCCAATCGACTAGGCTGCAATAGCAGTATTTCGTCCACAATCAGAAATTAAATTAGAGGCTCCTGTTTTACGCAGGAGCTTTTTTTGAATATCATTGTTTTAGCTATCTGCCGCTAAATGAAGAACATGAGGCGATCGCGGTCTTAGCACAGCCCGACTCGAAGCCCGAAACATACATACCATAACAGGGTTTTTCATACTCCCGCACCTAAAGACAGCTCCTTAGCGTAGCAACTCCTCCATTTGATTTTGACTACAAAGCCTGCGGTATAGACCTGGTTGTTGCAAGAGTTCGCTATGAGTACCAGTCTGGACGATTTCACCTTTGTCCATGACAAAAATTCGGTCAGCTGTGGCAGCAGCAGATAGTTGGTGGGAAATAAAGACAACCGTTTTGCGTTGGGTGCCTTGGGAAAGATTGTGCAAGATTTCTGTTGCTGTTTGATTGTCCACACTGGAGAGAGCATCATCCAAAATCAGCACTGGTGCATCGACTAGCAAAGCCCGAGCGAGAGCAGTTCGCTGCCGTTGACCCCCAGAAAGGGTAATGCCACGCTCGCCTACAATTGTTTCATATTGCTGGGGAAAATTGAGAATTTCTGGGTGAATCTGGGCTTGTTTAGCACTGTATTCTACTTCTGAGTGTTCACTCAGAGGGTCACCGTAGCGGACATTGTTTTTGATTGTGGTGCTAAACAGGAAACTATCTTGAGGGACGTAGGCGATCGCACTGCGTAAATCTGCCAATTTCAGTTGGGTAATATCGTATCCATCCAAAAATAATTGCTCTGCCTCAATATCTAACAAGCGAGGGATGGCATTCGCCAACGTTGATTTCCCCGAACCAATCGGTCCCACGATCGCGACTGTTTCCCCTGGCTTTATCGTAAAATTTACATCCTTTAGCGCTGGTGCGGTAGAGCCTGGATAGGTATAACTGAGATGTCGAGCCGTTAGCCTCCCCCTCACCTGTTCCTGGGGCAGATGAATGGAATTATCTGCGTCTTTAATTTTGGGTGTAACCGTAAGAATTGACTCGATCCGGTCAATACTGACTTCACCCCGTTGGTAAGCAGTAATGGTAAACCCTAACAGTGCAGTGGGAAAAACTAGACGCTCCACATAGAGGATTAAAGCCAAAAAATCACCCACACTCAGAGTTCCAGCGGCAATCTGGCCTGCCCCCAGCCACAGCAGAATTAGTAAGCTGATGTATGCCAATCCTCCCACTAAAGGGAACAATGTATTCCGCGTTTTTGCTAGCTTTAGGTTTGCTGCCAGTAACTGCTGATTATTCCGACGGAAGGCACGGCGTTCGTTCTCCTCTTGAGCATAGATTTTAATCAGAGCCATGCCGCTCATATCTTCCTGGATCAACTCACTGATGGTAGAGAGTCTCTCCTGTACTTCCATCTGTTCGTTGCGGAGGCGATCGCTAAAAAGTTGTACCAAAATCAGCATGAAGGGATAGACGGCGATCGCGGCTAAAGTCAATTCCACGTTAATCGTCAGCATCACAGGTAGTGTCAGAGCGTAGGCAAATATTGTATTTGCCAAACTCAGCACTGCAAAGCCCAATAACCGCCGGATATTTTCTACATCACTCGTGGCGCGGTTAATCAAATCTCCAGCAGTATTGGCATTAAAATAAGACGGCTCCAACTGTAGTAAGTGTTGAAAAATCTTTTGTTTCAGATCAAACTCCACCTGCCGCCCCACTCCAAACAAGGCGACACGAGACACCATGCGGATTACCCACATCACGGAGCTGAGTACGATAATCAGCGCTACATAGCGTAAAACTTGATCGAAGCTGAACGTAACCTGAAGTCTGTCAATGATGTTACGAATCAGCAAAGGGATGTAAACACCCACGGCATTGACGACAAGCAGAGCCAAGATACCTACGGTAGCCTGTCGCCAATGAGGACGTAGGTATGAACCGAGTTTAGAGAGCCGCGATTGAGCCATTACAGCAATTGAGCAACTTTGCTGATTCTAGAACTATCACGGCTGTTGTTGTCTTCTAGCTGTTGGAGGAATATTCAACTGCTAGTAGTTGAAACTCTAGCTGGGCTCAAGTTCTACAACCATAGGATAGTCAGGTACATCGAGTGTGATTTGTTTTGGGTTAGTATCCTGCTTCACCCACTGAGTGGACTTGTTCGGCAGGTATGTTGTTGCTTTAGCAATTGGCGTGTTTAATGTCAGCGTTACCTGTTGGGTAGGAACGTTGATATATTGTCTGGCATTCACCTCAAAGCCGGAAACTTCTTGCCACAGAACTAAGTAAAACTTCTTGTCACGCTTCTGCAACAAAGTATGATGTACATTTGTTGTGTTGCCGCTCAAGACATAGTCTAAAGCTGTTGGCGTGAAGTTAGGTCCTGGATCTTTTAACACCCTGATCAGGTTTTTGAGTGCTACAAAAGCGGGCTTTTCCGAGCCATCGTGACGCAATAGCCCGAAGTTTTTGTAGAGATTATTGCCATCATTCGACTCGTTAATCAACTCATAGCCAAAGGTTCGGTGAATACCGTAGTTAAACTGTTCTAGGAACAACCGAGGGTAATATTTTCCAGCAACTTCCTCTGGTACACCCATATGCCCCTCCGCTGAGGTTGTATTGTGATAGCCTGTCTCAACCGTAACTACTGGCTTCGACCCACCATATTTCCGGATTAAATCTACATTCCACTTCAGGCTCCCGTAGCCATTAAATCCCCAGCCTTGGGTTCCTGGATGTCTACCAGAATAGTAGTTTGGCATAGCGGCGTAATCAATAGAGTTGCTCAAGTCGCCAACTGCATTGATAGCGTCTTCCGATGTTAACGATGGACCGTACACTGGCAAACTAGCTGTAGCACTGTCTCCTTTAATCGCTTTGAACAGTTGCTGTTGATAGTTTCGCAAGGTATTAACCCAATTGCTATCACCGCTGTTGTTGTACTCGTTTGGTCCCTGAACGCCTGCAACTACGTCTTTACCAAGTTCCTTATTCAGAGCCACTGCTTCCTGTGGCGTGATGGTACGCGGGTCGAAGCTCAAAGTGCACCGAATGCCCTGCTTTGCCAATTCTTTCAGTCTGTCAAGGTAGCCGTTTAGATTTCTTGTACCGCCATCGCGGATGTGGCGAACGCCCAACTCCAACAACTTGGGCTTAATTAGTTCTTCGTACTTCTGGTAGTAAGCAGAATTTTGGTAATACAAATGTGTATTCACACCGATTGAGTCAACAAAAGAATCAGCACTGCGGGCTGTTTCTGATGCTGCATTTACTGAGGACACAAACAGGTTTGTGCAAAGACTCAATGTAACTCCTGCTGTACTCGCCAAGCGAAAGCTAGGCTTGACCTGATTCAGGCAAAGACCGATCATTTTATTCAAAAAATTTCTCCTTCACACCAATACAGATATAGACTTAGGAACTCAAAAATTTAATTCCCTAAATCCTCTCGTTAAAGATATCAGCTTTTTGCACCTAAAGCATATTTATCAAATCAAAAATATCGCTGGAATGCTCACCCTAGCGATGTAGTGGCTGGAACTCATAATGTTTTAGGGTTGATATTTCAGTGTAAATTTAATTACTAGCTTACCTGTATTATTCAGTAAAAATGACGTAGATTATTACAGCTAATGATGTTAACAATCTATTTCTTCGTTAATCAATTCAAACTACCTAGCCAGCTATTACCCAACAAATAAAACAGCAAGGTTATGGGGTAAGCAGCCAAACCACGCAAGAACTAATAGCTCCATGAGCTTAGTGGTTTTGCTACTCCTAAACCATTGCAGATTCACTCCTCAGCTCCTACACAATTGAATCAGCCATCAGTTAAATTAGGTGTGTCACAGTCACTACAGAAAGAAAATGTCGCTTGTGAAACCTACCATTCTCGTTACTGGCGGAGCTGGATACATTGGTTCTCATGCAGTGCTAGCACTGAAACGCGCTGGTTATGGCGTGGTTGTTCTTGACAATTTAGTGTATGGACATCGAGACTTGGTGGAAAAAGTTTTACAGGTAGAGCTAATTATCGGCGATACCAATGACCGCGCGCTGCTTGACGAGTTGTTTGCCACCCATAAGATTGCAGCGGTGATGCACTTTTCTGCCTATGCCTACGTAGGGGAATCAGTCACCGATCCTGGCAAATACTACCGCAACAACGTTGTTGGCACTCTCACCTTACTAGAAGCAATGGCGGCAGCGTCAGTGAAGACTTTTGTCTTTTCTTCTACTTGCGCCACCTACGGAGTACCGAAGACAGTCCCAATTCCTGAAGACCATCCCCAAAATCCAATTAATCCTTATGGAGCCACCAAATTAATGGTGGAGCGAATTTTAGCAGATTTTGATGGTGCCTACGGTTTGAAGTCTGTGTGTTTTCGCTACTTTAATGCTGCAGGTGCTGACCCAACTGGCTTATTGGGAGAGGACCATAACCCAGAAACGCACTTAATCCCGCTGGTACTGATGGCAGCTTTAGGCAAACGCGAATC
This window of the Chroococcidiopsis sp. CCMEE 29 genome carries:
- the galE gene encoding UDP-glucose 4-epimerase GalE, producing MSLVKPTILVTGGAGYIGSHAVLALKRAGYGVVVLDNLVYGHRDLVEKVLQVELIIGDTNDRALLDELFATHKIAAVMHFSAYAYVGESVTDPGKYYRNNVVGTLTLLEAMAAASVKTFVFSSTCATYGVPKTVPIPEDHPQNPINPYGATKLMVERILADFDGAYGLKSVCFRYFNAAGADPTGLLGEDHNPETHLIPLVLMAALGKRESVFIFGTDYPTPDGTCIRDYIHVTDLADAHILGVEYLLQGGDTAAFNLGNGNGFSVKQVIDTAKTVTGQNIKVVESDRRPGDPPILVGSSDKARKVLGWEPQYPALQEIITHAWHWHQQRHAK